In a genomic window of Passer domesticus isolate bPasDom1 chromosome 3, bPasDom1.hap1, whole genome shotgun sequence:
- the GTF2H5 gene encoding general transcription factor IIH subunit 5, giving the protein MVNVLKGVLVECDPAMKQFLLYLDESNALGKKFIIQDLDETHVFVLAELVSFLQERVGELMDQNSFPITQK; this is encoded by the exons atGGTGAATGTTCTGAAAGGTGTTCTGGTTGAGTG TGACCCTGCAATGAAGCAGTTTCTGCTCTACTTGGATGAGTCAAATGCTTTGGGAAAGAAGTTCATCATACAAGACCTGGATGAAACTCATGTCTTTGTATTAGCTGAGCTGGTCAGCTTCCTCCAGGAGAGAGTGGGCGAGTTAATGGACCAGAACTCATTTCCTATTACTCAGAAGtga